From Thermogladius calderae 1633, a single genomic window includes:
- a CDS encoding DUF401 family protein encodes MSVLTAGFIAALALMIGTLVAGFKPYISVLSSLTLFSIVTYGSTFPVVWWHAVNQSFLVTFASLVAAMYLAELYRGSSISKQVVESLESVSPRLAGVSIPAVIGLLPMPGGAYVSATLVNDVYEKAELTPEEKTFLNFWFRHIWITVWPLYQGVIIASYITGMDVREISLNNLPIILASIASGLPFLFYFMRLRNTVKRRELRGLVHLWPFVSIAVLNLVLNINVFFSVLITILVYTLVYKVQLEQHIRALKYSLNPPILVLVAASLVYGHAISESGLAYELGTLLRQVEVSIFVVTALIVIATGFEFTFSSIAFPVFRPYLNPANVFYGFLGGFTGSMLSPVHACLVLSAEFYKANLRRVYKYLLPATALSVITGLILKMFL; translated from the coding sequence ATGTCCGTGTTAACAGCCGGTTTCATAGCGGCTTTAGCTCTAATGATAGGCACACTAGTAGCGGGGTTTAAGCCTTACATCTCTGTCCTCTCCTCGCTCACGCTGTTCTCGATAGTGACCTACGGATCCACGTTTCCCGTAGTTTGGTGGCACGCAGTCAACCAGAGCTTTCTCGTAACGTTCGCCTCACTAGTCGCGGCTATGTACCTCGCCGAGTTGTACCGGGGGAGCTCGATTTCTAAGCAGGTGGTTGAGTCGCTAGAGTCTGTAAGCCCTAGACTAGCGGGTGTCTCAATACCCGCAGTGATCGGCCTGTTGCCGATGCCTGGAGGCGCCTACGTCTCGGCCACCTTGGTCAACGACGTGTACGAAAAAGCTGAGTTAACGCCGGAGGAAAAGACCTTCTTGAACTTCTGGTTCAGACACATATGGATCACTGTGTGGCCACTGTATCAAGGAGTGATAATAGCCTCGTACATAACCGGTATGGACGTGAGAGAGATCTCCTTAAACAACCTCCCCATAATCCTGGCGAGCATAGCCTCGGGACTACCGTTCCTCTTCTACTTTATGAGACTTAGGAACACGGTCAAAAGAAGGGAGCTGCGGGGCCTCGTACACCTGTGGCCCTTCGTATCCATAGCCGTCCTCAACCTAGTGCTCAACATCAACGTCTTCTTTTCGGTTCTCATCACGATACTGGTCTACACGCTCGTATACAAAGTCCAGTTGGAACAACACATTAGAGCCCTGAAGTATAGTTTGAACCCCCCTATCCTAGTCCTAGTCGCCGCAAGCTTGGTTTACGGGCATGCCATATCCGAGAGCGGCCTGGCATACGAGCTAGGAACCCTCCTCAGACAGGTCGAGGTCTCCATATTCGTGGTAACGGCACTCATTGTGATAGCTACGGGGTTCGAGTTCACCTTCAGCTCGATCGCGTTCCCGGTCTTCAGGCCCTACTTAAACCCGGCGAACGTCTTCTACGGGTTTTTAGGCGGATTTACCGGTAGTATGCTCAGCCCAGTCCACGCCTGCCTTGTCCTCTCAGCCGAGTTCTACAAGGCTAACCTGAGGCGGGTGTACAAGTACCTCTTACCGGCGACCGCATTGTCGGTGATAACGGGCCTCATATTGAAGATGTTCTTGTAG
- a CDS encoding XdhC family protein, whose protein sequence is MKPEFLYSKLIEELSKNRSVAVVTLISKEGSGPRDIGAQIVVTEDGAKYGTIGGGSLEKIVVEEALKALSEGKPKLLKLALRKDNIPKDAIATNQMCGGVVEVFINVIQPSPRLILVGGGHVGKPIADIANMVGFRVIVIDDKEELANPVRYPYAESVIVGKPDDEVGKLQFVKSDVLVIAYGEVETDYRVLKKLVEVKFPGHVWALCSRSRCAWMLKRLMDEGFNLADFRGRLHMPAGLDISSDTPEEIAVSILAEVICVRKGCAMPVKSMDVSNVLIK, encoded by the coding sequence ATGAAGCCGGAGTTCCTCTACAGTAAGTTGATAGAGGAGCTGTCTAAGAACAGAAGCGTAGCAGTGGTAACCCTTATATCCAAGGAGGGTAGTGGTCCCAGGGATATTGGAGCCCAAATAGTAGTGACAGAGGACGGGGCCAAGTACGGGACTATTGGCGGGGGGAGCCTCGAGAAGATAGTGGTCGAGGAGGCATTGAAGGCCCTGAGCGAAGGGAAGCCCAAACTCCTGAAGCTAGCTCTAAGGAAAGACAACATACCTAAAGACGCGATAGCTACTAACCAGATGTGCGGAGGAGTCGTAGAGGTCTTCATAAACGTCATACAACCCTCTCCTAGACTGATATTGGTTGGCGGGGGCCACGTTGGCAAGCCGATCGCGGACATCGCAAATATGGTTGGGTTTAGGGTCATCGTGATAGACGATAAGGAGGAGCTGGCCAACCCTGTTCGGTACCCCTACGCCGAGAGTGTGATCGTGGGGAAGCCCGACGACGAGGTCGGAAAGCTGCAGTTCGTCAAGAGCGACGTCCTAGTGATCGCCTATGGAGAGGTCGAGACGGACTACAGGGTTCTCAAGAAGCTGGTCGAGGTTAAGTTCCCCGGCCACGTCTGGGCTCTTTGTAGCCGTAGCAGGTGTGCGTGGATGTTGAAGAGGTTAATGGACGAAGGCTTCAACCTAGCCGATTTCAGGGGTAGGCTCCACATGCCTGCTGGCCTCGACATTAGTAGCGACACACCGGAGGAGATAGCTGTCAGTATACTAGCTGAGGTAATCTGCGTTAGAAAAGGTTGTGCAATGCCTGTGAAGTCTATGGACGTGTCGAACGTACTGATCAAGTAG
- a CDS encoding DUF763 domain-containing protein codes for MSLEGVAELPLHEGSVPTWLLRIMERMSLAILRIMVEEFGPDKVVERFSNPLWFQGFNNVIGMDWDSSGSTTVLTGVLKSVTWRSPDLGLLVLGGKGGNARRVPQEVAAATRLFDLGDEKVRELEKASRLVAKVDSALFQAGYTLYHHALFLSENGVWSIVQQGMNLEKKTARRYHWKHGTSFFSDPHEAVSGTPSGKVLNIVDSRAEGLRRVLDDLVKEGLERVSSLYSQVYNSLKGQVGLTTYLAETGSGSITRVAYGDKGLLVYQPLPHPFEVHRLFKSIDVVVDGFEDLVLARGVGAKTMRALALVSHLVYDEPPGFDDRVDTPLDPFVYSYAIGGKDGVPYRVRRREAEEVVSTLEDIINRAKLGDKDKLRAFKKLRELKIRVVGKYI; via the coding sequence ATGTCTCTGGAAGGCGTGGCTGAGCTACCCCTACACGAGGGCTCTGTGCCTACATGGCTACTAAGGATTATGGAGAGGATGTCTCTAGCAATACTCAGGATCATGGTGGAGGAGTTCGGCCCAGACAAGGTCGTCGAGAGGTTTAGTAACCCGCTGTGGTTCCAGGGATTCAACAACGTCATAGGTATGGACTGGGACAGTAGCGGGTCTACAACAGTGCTAACTGGTGTTTTAAAGAGCGTCACGTGGAGGAGCCCCGACCTCGGCCTCCTGGTACTCGGCGGGAAGGGGGGCAACGCCAGGAGGGTCCCGCAGGAGGTCGCGGCCGCTACTAGGCTGTTCGACCTAGGCGACGAGAAGGTCCGTGAACTCGAGAAGGCGTCGAGGCTGGTAGCTAAAGTGGACTCGGCCCTCTTCCAGGCAGGCTACACTCTCTACCACCACGCCCTCTTCCTGTCAGAGAACGGCGTCTGGAGCATTGTCCAGCAAGGCATGAACCTAGAGAAGAAGACTGCGAGGAGGTACCATTGGAAGCATGGTACGAGTTTCTTCAGCGACCCCCATGAGGCAGTCTCCGGGACTCCGTCAGGCAAGGTGTTGAACATCGTCGACTCCAGAGCCGAGGGGCTGAGGCGTGTACTAGACGACCTAGTGAAAGAAGGGCTAGAGAGAGTCTCCAGTCTTTATAGCCAGGTCTACAACAGCCTGAAGGGTCAAGTGGGCTTGACCACCTACCTTGCAGAGACAGGCTCGGGCTCCATAACGCGGGTCGCGTACGGCGACAAGGGTCTGCTGGTCTACCAGCCTCTCCCGCACCCGTTCGAGGTCCACAGGCTGTTTAAGAGCATAGACGTCGTGGTTGACGGGTTTGAAGACCTCGTCTTAGCGAGAGGCGTGGGAGCTAAGACCATGAGGGCGCTCGCCCTGGTGAGCCACCTCGTCTACGACGAGCCACCCGGGTTCGACGACCGCGTAGACACCCCTCTAGACCCGTTCGTGTACTCGTACGCGATCGGTGGGAAGGACGGGGTACCCTATAGGGTCAGGAGACGTGAGGCAGAGGAAGTCGTGTCCACACTAGAGGACATCATCAACAGGGCCAAGCTAGGGGACAAGGACAAGCTCAGGGCGTTCAAGAAACTAAGGGAGTTAAAGATTAGAGTTGTGGGGAAGTACATTTAG
- a CDS encoding nicotinamide-nucleotide adenylyltransferase, protein MKRALFIGRFQPFHIGHLESVKHILSTYDEVVVVVAAAQYSYTMENPFTAGERVEMVKRGLGPLYERSYIIPIDNVPSNYEWPRHVLNYTPRAEAVFSNNRFVRMLFQEYGYRTYETPLVEGVSGSIVRRRMAEGGDWRSLVPPPVASLIDEINGVERVKSLYAMRVSMRGERFEG, encoded by the coding sequence TTGAAGAGGGCCCTATTCATTGGGAGGTTCCAGCCTTTTCACATCGGGCACTTGGAGAGCGTCAAACACATACTGTCAACTTACGACGAGGTCGTGGTAGTCGTGGCCGCCGCCCAGTACAGCTACACGATGGAGAACCCCTTTACTGCCGGCGAGAGGGTCGAGATGGTCAAAAGGGGGCTGGGCCCCCTCTACGAGCGGTCTTACATTATCCCGATCGATAACGTCCCAAGTAACTACGAGTGGCCGAGGCATGTGTTGAACTACACCCCGAGAGCAGAGGCTGTATTCAGCAACAACAGGTTTGTTAGGATGTTGTTCCAGGAGTACGGGTATAGGACTTACGAGACCCCCCTCGTCGAGGGGGTCAGTGGCAGTATCGTGAGAAGGCGTATGGCCGAGGGAGGAGACTGGAGGAGTCTCGTGCCCCCTCCTGTGGCGTCCCTCATCGACGAAATAAACGGAGTCGAACGGGTTAAGTCCCTGTACGCGATGAGGGTCTCCATGAGAGGCGAGAGGTTTGAAGGCTAA
- a CDS encoding competence/damage-inducible protein A, whose translation MKAKASIMVIGSEILKGVTLDTNSNWLARKLTNLGFEVVRILVVPDSIEDISWGLRALLELSSLIVTTGGLGFTEDDITAEAIASSLGLKLDKNEEAFNMIKARYGDEAYKYVKAAFIPEKARPLPNEVGVSPGFLLEFQGRLVIALPGVPAEMREMFERYVEPLLQKVTGRVSVKASIVTGHMVEAEVDGYIRDLRRLSDVYIKTHAERPVKVTIVAYGNSAEDACNRLNEVLGEISKRLRVVHVEKTGTCK comes from the coding sequence TTGAAGGCTAAGGCTTCTATAATGGTGATCGGGAGCGAGATACTGAAGGGGGTCACTCTAGACACCAACTCCAACTGGCTGGCTAGGAAGCTCACTAACCTCGGCTTCGAGGTAGTCAGGATCCTAGTAGTCCCAGACTCCATAGAGGACATCTCGTGGGGGCTACGGGCACTGCTAGAGCTTTCCAGTCTTATCGTGACCACCGGCGGGCTCGGCTTCACCGAGGACGACATCACAGCAGAGGCGATCGCCAGCTCGTTGGGCTTGAAGCTCGATAAGAACGAGGAGGCCTTCAACATGATCAAGGCTAGGTACGGGGACGAAGCGTACAAGTACGTCAAGGCGGCGTTCATACCTGAAAAAGCGAGGCCTCTCCCAAACGAAGTTGGTGTTTCGCCCGGGTTCCTGCTGGAGTTCCAGGGGAGACTCGTCATCGCATTGCCGGGAGTCCCGGCCGAGATGAGGGAGATGTTCGAGAGGTACGTTGAGCCACTGCTTCAAAAGGTAACAGGGAGAGTCTCCGTGAAGGCGTCTATTGTGACAGGCCACATGGTGGAGGCCGAGGTGGACGGTTACATTAGAGACCTCAGGAGGCTGAGCGACGTCTACATTAAGACCCATGCCGAGAGGCCGGTGAAGGTGACGATCGTTGCCTACGGTAATAGCGCTGAGGACGCCTGTAATAGGCTTAACGAGGTCTTAGGCGAGATCTCCAAGAGGCTTAGAGTAGTCCACGTGGAGAAGACGGGGACTTGTAAATAG
- a CDS encoding ABC transporter permease: MSLERIVSSILSLGVTLSTPLAIAGIGEVISERAGVIDLGIDGIMLLGAFIGFHVSLQTGNTYLGYLAGVGVGVLMGLILAVLSVYLKLNQAITGMGLYFLGFGLSDFFYRTIYGEKEVYLPPPTPLSVPVLANIPVIGPSLFQQLDMVYFMYALVPLAWLLINRTKLGLWIRSVGENPKAADAMGVNVSMIQTVSVLVGAGLAGLAGAFLSIGITQVFYENLTYGIGFIAIGLVYFGKWSPVRTFAGALLFGLSWSVAISTQSYFNAIGRPDLVYFLLALPYLIITLALVIVSRQARGPKWLGRPYIRE, from the coding sequence TTGAGCCTCGAGAGAATCGTCTCATCGATCCTGTCGCTTGGCGTCACGCTGAGCACGCCGCTCGCAATAGCTGGTATAGGCGAAGTCATCAGCGAGAGAGCGGGGGTTATAGACTTGGGCATTGACGGCATAATGCTCCTGGGCGCTTTCATAGGCTTCCACGTGTCTCTCCAGACGGGTAACACGTACCTAGGGTATCTGGCAGGCGTTGGAGTCGGGGTTTTAATGGGGTTAATCCTGGCAGTCCTGTCTGTCTACCTTAAACTCAACCAGGCTATCACGGGAATGGGCCTCTACTTCCTCGGCTTCGGGTTGTCGGACTTCTTCTACAGGACCATATACGGCGAGAAGGAGGTCTACCTCCCACCACCCACGCCGCTGAGCGTGCCCGTGCTCGCGAATATACCCGTGATCGGCCCCTCGCTCTTCCAACAGCTCGACATGGTGTACTTCATGTACGCCCTAGTCCCGCTGGCCTGGCTACTAATTAACAGGACGAAGCTCGGGCTCTGGATACGGAGCGTAGGCGAGAATCCCAAGGCCGCAGACGCTATGGGTGTTAACGTCTCGATGATCCAGACTGTCTCGGTGCTAGTTGGTGCAGGACTAGCGGGGTTGGCGGGTGCCTTTTTGAGCATTGGCATTACCCAGGTCTTCTACGAGAACCTGACTTACGGGATAGGCTTCATAGCTATAGGCTTGGTGTACTTCGGTAAGTGGAGCCCCGTTAGGACGTTCGCAGGAGCACTCTTGTTCGGGCTATCGTGGTCGGTGGCCATATCGACTCAGAGCTACTTCAACGCTATAGGCCGCCCAGACCTTGTATACTTCCTCTTAGCCCTACCGTACCTGATCATAACACTAGCACTCGTAATAGTCTCTAGACAAGCAAGAGGCCCCAAGTGGCTGGGGAGACCCTACATCAGGGAGTGA
- a CDS encoding ABC transporter permease codes for MGYVIRIRPKPAKPLAIVLAPVASFALAFFVGGLLMVWAGVDPISGYTAFVSGSLTTFPGFMQTLVQATLFMLMATGIAISNRAGVLNVGAEGQYIVGAILATYVAVELQQTLHPALVVVLAMLLAAVGGALWAAIPGVLRGYMNVNEVVTTVILNWLAYRILQWIIRGPLRLPGPQLYPMSPPVTATLPILEPSSGLNAGLVIAVALAVFSYFLLFNTEVGFKIRVTGSNPDLARYAGFGVERVIVLSMGYSGALAGIAGGVEVLGNLHYLFEGISIGLGYTSIIVSLVARDHPLGVIAASIMFGTIYSGSSFLQTATHLTYTFSKALEGLIYLFVLVTTLFAFYEIKLVKVS; via the coding sequence ATGGGGTACGTGATCAGGATCAGGCCTAAGCCTGCTAAACCTCTTGCGATAGTACTCGCGCCGGTGGCCAGTTTCGCGCTAGCGTTCTTTGTTGGAGGATTATTGATGGTGTGGGCCGGTGTAGACCCCATATCCGGTTACACCGCGTTTGTTAGCGGCTCGTTGACCACCTTCCCGGGGTTTATGCAGACGCTCGTACAGGCCACGCTCTTCATGCTCATGGCGACCGGAATAGCTATATCGAATAGGGCTGGCGTCCTCAACGTGGGCGCCGAGGGGCAGTATATTGTAGGGGCAATCCTCGCCACCTACGTGGCAGTCGAACTACAACAGACGCTGCACCCAGCCCTCGTAGTCGTATTAGCGATGTTACTAGCAGCTGTAGGGGGAGCTCTCTGGGCCGCCATACCGGGCGTTCTCAGGGGTTACATGAACGTGAACGAGGTCGTGACAACCGTTATTCTAAACTGGCTCGCTTACAGGATCCTCCAGTGGATAATAAGAGGCCCCCTCAGACTACCCGGCCCCCAGCTCTACCCAATGTCGCCTCCAGTCACAGCCACGCTACCAATCCTAGAGCCGTCTTCGGGACTGAACGCTGGTTTGGTCATAGCAGTCGCCTTAGCTGTGTTCTCCTATTTCCTGTTGTTCAACACGGAAGTCGGGTTCAAAATAAGGGTCACTGGGTCAAACCCCGACCTAGCCCGGTACGCAGGGTTCGGCGTGGAGAGAGTCATCGTCCTGAGCATGGGTTATAGTGGAGCACTAGCCGGGATAGCTGGGGGCGTGGAGGTGCTCGGGAACCTCCACTACTTGTTCGAGGGGATCTCCATCGGTCTCGGGTACACATCGATCATAGTCTCACTAGTGGCCAGAGACCACCCGCTGGGCGTGATCGCCGCGTCCATAATGTTCGGGACAATCTACAGCGGTAGCTCGTTCCTCCAGACCGCGACCCACCTAACCTACACGTTCTCGAAGGCGTTGGAAGGCCTGATATACTTGTTCGTTCTAGTGACCACGCTCTTCGCGTTCTACGAGATCAAGCTCGTAAAGGTGAGCTGA
- a CDS encoding ABC transporter ATP-binding protein — translation MSSNECQAIVEMRGIVKRFPGVVANDHVDLKICRGEVLAILGENGAGKTTLMNVLYGLYLPDEGEIHIKGRKVLHRSPRDAIENGVGMVHQHFTLVDDLTVAENIVLGAEKFKVFYDLEKLAKEIDEFMKTIGLYVDPLKKAYELSAGEKQKVEILKALYRRVEVLILDEPTSVLSPIEVRELFKTIRNLKSRGISVVFISHKLDEVMEIADRIVVMRAGKVVGELAGHEATKQLLATLMIGSRAVNIEEKFGKHVRPAGKLLEVVDLWVKGDRGEDSLKAVNLVVRKGEIVGVAGVAGSGQRELAEAIYGLRPAWRGRILLEGKDITRSPTAERIKMGVSLIPEDRLRYGVAAELPVYENIYLEKVHLEGRKSLLDRIGLRVLDKKGMVDYAKKVVEKFSVKTPSVFTNAGKLSGGNIQRLIVGRELERKPLLVIAGEPTAGLDIAATNFVRKMIVEMSEAGAGVLLISSDLQEVLELSDKVVILCNGEVMGVFRPGELSMEEVGLMMSCAKRMSKEEVERAWGT, via the coding sequence ATGAGTTCTAACGAGTGCCAAGCCATAGTTGAGATGCGAGGTATAGTCAAGAGGTTTCCAGGGGTCGTAGCCAACGACCACGTCGACCTAAAGATCTGTAGGGGCGAAGTACTAGCCATACTAGGCGAGAACGGTGCCGGTAAGACCACCTTGATGAACGTCCTGTACGGCCTCTACCTTCCTGACGAGGGCGAAATACACATTAAAGGGAGAAAAGTGTTGCACCGCTCGCCGCGGGACGCGATTGAGAACGGTGTAGGGATGGTTCACCAGCATTTCACACTAGTGGACGACTTGACAGTAGCGGAGAACATAGTTCTGGGAGCGGAGAAGTTTAAAGTTTTCTACGACTTGGAGAAGCTGGCTAAGGAGATCGACGAGTTCATGAAAACCATCGGGCTTTACGTAGACCCCTTGAAGAAGGCATACGAGTTGTCGGCGGGCGAAAAACAGAAAGTAGAGATACTTAAGGCGCTCTACAGGAGAGTGGAGGTTTTAATACTAGACGAGCCAACATCGGTATTGTCGCCGATCGAGGTAAGAGAGCTGTTCAAGACCATACGCAACCTGAAGAGTAGGGGGATATCCGTTGTCTTCATAAGCCACAAATTAGACGAGGTCATGGAGATCGCAGACAGGATCGTGGTCATGCGAGCAGGTAAGGTAGTAGGTGAGCTCGCTGGACACGAGGCTACCAAGCAACTGCTGGCAACGCTTATGATAGGTTCGAGAGCAGTTAATATCGAGGAGAAGTTCGGAAAGCATGTTAGACCGGCCGGTAAACTACTCGAGGTAGTTGACTTGTGGGTGAAAGGCGACAGGGGAGAGGACTCCCTGAAAGCCGTTAACCTGGTCGTCAGGAAGGGCGAGATCGTCGGCGTCGCCGGAGTCGCTGGTAGTGGTCAGAGAGAGCTTGCTGAAGCGATATACGGCTTGAGACCCGCGTGGAGGGGTAGGATTCTGCTAGAGGGGAAGGACATTACTCGCTCCCCTACAGCCGAGAGGATCAAGATGGGGGTGTCCCTGATCCCTGAAGACAGGTTGAGATACGGTGTTGCGGCTGAACTACCGGTGTACGAGAACATATACTTAGAGAAGGTGCATCTCGAGGGTAGGAAAAGTCTGCTTGACAGGATCGGGTTAAGGGTACTTGACAAGAAGGGGATGGTCGACTACGCTAAAAAAGTTGTGGAAAAGTTCAGTGTGAAGACCCCGAGCGTCTTCACCAACGCAGGGAAGCTGTCAGGGGGGAACATACAGAGGCTGATCGTGGGGAGAGAACTCGAAAGAAAGCCGCTCCTAGTGATAGCAGGCGAGCCCACAGCAGGCCTAGATATCGCCGCCACCAACTTCGTTAGAAAGATGATCGTCGAGATGAGCGAGGCGGGCGCGGGAGTCCTGCTGATCTCGAGCGATCTCCAGGAAGTACTCGAGTTGAGTGATAAGGTAGTCATCCTATGTAACGGTGAGGTTATGGGTGTTTTCAGGCCCGGGGAGCTGAGTATGGAGGAGGTCGGTCTTATGATGTCCTGTGCGAAGCGAATGAGTAAGGAGGAGGTCGAGAGGGCATGGGGTACGTGA
- a CDS encoding BMP family lipoprotein yields the protein MSKSLLVAIIVIIAVVAGLVGYYVANVTRPATTVTTPMQVAMAFIFPGSITDTAWNEAGYQSMLSFVGSHPEVKYAWVQGVYDPTQIVSVAKSYAQQGYKLIVGVGFQFGPPFAQIASQTPGVYYLAIAGAKEYVGPQVSGANIRTDQSCFVEGYIAIQISKTKQIGYVAGMNVSELGLCEIGLRNGIKYAGYDPDKVLHVVYTGDFHDVTKAKLATESLIQQYHVDVIKSMGDGVQLGAISAVKEFPGVFIMPSSTYHPELYAEQLLVGEVWDWSAVYSQFYNDYLSGKLASGGQYYWADLANGGIKLIQGSACPSDLWQKAQDVIKGIINGTISTGFTP from the coding sequence ATGAGTAAGAGCTTGTTGGTAGCAATTATAGTTATAATAGCTGTTGTTGCAGGTCTTGTAGGCTACTACGTCGCCAATGTCACGCGACCAGCTACAACGGTCACGACACCGATGCAGGTTGCGATGGCGTTCATTTTTCCTGGAAGTATAACAGATACGGCGTGGAACGAGGCCGGATACCAGTCAATGTTATCGTTTGTCGGATCTCACCCCGAAGTCAAGTACGCGTGGGTTCAAGGAGTCTACGACCCTACGCAGATCGTTAGCGTCGCTAAGTCGTACGCCCAGCAGGGGTACAAACTAATCGTCGGTGTCGGCTTTCAGTTCGGCCCGCCCTTCGCGCAGATAGCCAGCCAGACTCCGGGCGTCTACTACCTCGCTATAGCTGGAGCCAAAGAGTACGTAGGACCACAGGTAAGCGGAGCGAACATTAGGACAGACCAGTCCTGCTTCGTCGAGGGGTATATAGCCATCCAGATATCTAAAACGAAGCAGATAGGCTACGTAGCCGGGATGAATGTCTCCGAGCTCGGTTTGTGCGAGATCGGCCTAAGGAACGGTATAAAGTACGCTGGCTACGACCCGGACAAGGTCTTACACGTAGTCTACACTGGTGATTTCCACGACGTGACAAAGGCTAAACTGGCTACCGAGAGTCTCATACAGCAGTACCACGTAGACGTCATAAAGTCCATGGGTGACGGAGTCCAGCTCGGCGCAATAAGCGCTGTAAAGGAGTTCCCCGGCGTCTTCATAATGCCGAGCTCGACGTATCACCCAGAACTATACGCCGAGCAGTTGCTGGTAGGAGAGGTGTGGGACTGGAGTGCCGTGTACTCCCAGTTCTACAACGACTACCTGTCAGGGAAGTTAGCTAGTGGAGGACAGTACTACTGGGCTGACCTAGCCAACGGCGGGATTAAGCTTATACAGGGTAGCGCCTGTCCTAGCGACTTATGGCAAAAAGCACAGGACGTGATAAAGGGGATTATAAACGGGACTATAAGCACCGGGTTCACTCCTTAG
- the rimI gene encoding ribosomal protein S18-alanine N-acetyltransferase, whose translation MAVAGVEIRASREEDIPTLLEIERECFPPDLAYDRSVFEELFTIINGVVLVAEVGGRVIGYAAGVVEEGYGHVVSIAVAPSWQGKGVGSLLLEKLEEKLRGLGAACFVLEVAVDNERALRLYTKSGYRVVRVLKGYYGGRDGFLMVKGCLYLNEHA comes from the coding sequence ATGGCGGTGGCCGGAGTCGAGATAAGAGCGTCTAGGGAGGAAGACATCCCCACACTACTGGAGATCGAACGGGAGTGTTTCCCACCAGACCTGGCTTACGACAGGTCGGTCTTCGAGGAGCTATTTACGATTATTAACGGGGTTGTACTAGTAGCCGAAGTAGGTGGAAGAGTCATTGGGTACGCGGCTGGGGTCGTCGAGGAGGGTTATGGGCACGTAGTCTCGATTGCTGTGGCTCCCAGCTGGCAGGGGAAAGGGGTCGGGTCACTCCTTCTCGAGAAACTCGAGGAGAAGTTGAGGGGGCTCGGAGCGGCGTGCTTTGTGCTAGAGGTCGCTGTAGACAACGAGAGGGCACTAAGGCTCTACACAAAGAGTGGTTACCGTGTAGTACGCGTACTCAAAGGTTACTATGGTGGTAGAGACGGGTTTCTAATGGTCAAGGGCTGTCTATACTTAAACGAGCATGCATAA